A region of the Haemophilus parainfluenzae genome:
ACCGAAACCCGCACTAAATCCATAACCAAGATCATATGCCCCACTTAAATTAAAGTTTAATGCTGTCAATTCTGTTCTACCGCCATAAACACCAGCAGCATATTGATTGCCATACTCAGATTTCAAACCATAATTTACGTTTAATCCTCCACCTAATGCGAAACGCTCTGTGACAGGAACAACAGCATACATGTTTGGAACGATTGCATTTGGAATCACATTTTTATGATTAGCAGGTACGCCACCAATAGATCCAGCAACATCAACATCTGCATCAACTAAAATACCACCAACAGAAAACTCTGCTTTTTTAAACTCAGTCATTAACGCAGGGTTGGTAGCCACTACAGATGCATTATCTGCTACTGCTGCATTACCCGCATAAGCCATACCAAGACCTGAAGTCGATACTTCCGCCAATTGAAACGCTGCAGCATTTACCCCACCAGCTGCTAATAACATCGCAGTTGCTAATACAGATTGATTAAATTTTTTCATTTGGAAACCTTTGTTATAAATAAAAATCTGGGCGATTCTAAAACCCGAATCTATTGAGTGCAAATTATTTTAGATTAATTTAAAAGTGTTCCGACCAGTGATAAATAAATGATATTTAAATTTAAAAAATGCGGCTACTTTGGCAGAGCGTTTTAAAAATGCTAGAATAAAACCAATCTTAATTTGAAATAAGGAAATCCTATGACAGTAACATGCAAAGCAGAAGAATCTCTCACTTGTAGTTGTGTTGATGTGGGTACGATTATTGACGGTTCAGATTGCGCTGTTGATATTCATCAAACCTATGCGAATAAAGCTGAAGCTGAAGCGGCACTTAATCGTTTCATGGAAAAAGCACGCAAAACAGAAAGCGATCCTTGCGACATTAAAAGTGAAATCACAGAAACTGAAAATGGCGCCAATTTAACGGCGCGTTTTACATTTAGCTGCCAAGCTGAAGCGATGATTTTTGAATTAGCGAATCGCTAAAAATACATTAAAAAATAACCGCACTTTATCCTTTAAAATAAAGTGCGGTTATTTTTTTAGTTAAAACCCAATTAAATCACTATCGCAAACGTTTGCTTAATCTGATACAATCACGCCGTTTTATCATTTAACCTAAAAATATAGGACAACATTGTGAGCAAACCATCATTAAGTTATAAAGATGCAGGCGTGGATATCAATGCCGGTAACGAATTAGTTGAACGTATTAAACCACACGTAAAACGGACAACTCGCCCTGAAGTCATCGGGGGATTAGGTGGGTTTGGTGCATTATGTGCCATTCCAGGCAAATATAAAGAACCTATCCTTGTTTCCGGTACAGACGGTGTAGGAACCAAATTACGTTTAGCCATTGACTTAAAAAAACACGATACTATCGGTATTGATTTGGTTGCAATGTGTGTTAACGATCTAGTCGTGCAAGGTGCCGAACCATTATTCTTCTTAGATTACTATGCGACTGGAAAACTTGAAGTCGATGTTGCCTCTGATGTGGTAAAAGGTATCGCTGAAGGTTGTGTACAATCGGGTTGTGCATTAGTCGGCGGTGAAACTGCCGAAATGCCAGGTATGTACCACGCTGGCGATTATGACCTAGCAGGTTTCTGTGTGGGTGTCGTCGAAAAATCAGAAATCGTTGATGGTAGCCAAGTTAAAGTAGGAGATGCTTTAATTGCACTAGGTTCAAGTGGCCCGCATTCAAATGGTTATTCTTTAATTCGTAAAGTCATTGATGTTGCTGGCGTCAACCTAGCCACTGAGCAATTAGATGGTCATCCATTAAGTGAACAAGTGCTTGCACCGACAAAAATCTATGTAAAATCTGTTCTCGCTTTAATCAAACAAACGAAAGTCCATGCTATCGCACACTTAACGGGTGGCGGTTTCTGGGAAAATATCCCTCGTGTATTACCGAAAAATACCAAAGCGGTTATTGATGAAAGCAGTTGGGAATGGCAACCCGTATTCAAATGGTTACAAGAAAAAGGCAACATTGAAACCTATGAAATGTACCGCACATTTAACTGTGGCGTTGGTATGGTGATTGCATTACCACAATCGCAAGTGGAAACCGCTTTAGCGATTTTAAAACAATCCGGTGAAAATGCCTGGTTAATCGGTCATATTGAAAATGCGACAGATAACGAACCACAAGTTATTATTAAATAATTTCTCTTTTCCATTTCAGGGCGAAAATTTCAGAATGAAAGGTTCGCCCTTCTTTTATGCAGAATAATATGAAAAAAATTGCCGTCCTGATTTCAGGACAAGGATCAAATCTTCAAGCAATAATTGAGGCTTGTCAAACCCGCTTTATTCCAGGAAAGATTGTGACTGTCATCAGTAATAAAATCGATTCATTTGGCTTAAAACGCGCTAAAAGTGCGGGCATTCCTAGCCGAGTTTTTTTGCGCCAAGATTTTAGTTCCAATCTCGCTATGGATAAGGCTATAGGGGATTATTTAGACGCTCTCAATATTGATCTCATTGTGTTAGCCGGTTACATGAAAATCTTAACCAAACCATTCACACAACGTTTTGCTGGGAAAATTTTAAATATTCATCCTTCCCTTCTGCCAAAATATCCTGGGTTACATACTTATCAAAGGGCACTTGAGAATGGCGAGAGTGAACATGGTACAACCGTGCATTTTGTCAATGAAGAGCTCGATGGCGGCGCCATTGTGTTACAAGCTAAAGTACCGATTTTCCCTGGTGATACCGTCGAGGAAATTGAACTTCGTACACGTGAACAGGAATATAATATTTATCCTTTAGTGATTAAATGGTTTATTGAAGAGCGATTAAAGCTCGAAAACGGTATAGCGTATTTAGATGCCTCCCCTTTACCGATATCTGGCTATGCCGCTGAATAAAGTGAAATAAAAAAGCGATACACATTGTGTACCGCTTTTTTCAGAGCAAGGTTCTATTAGAAACGATAACCTAAACCGACGAAATATACTGTAGGGTCAAGTTTCACCTTCACCGTATGATGTTCACCAGCTAAATTAAAACGCGCTTTGGTTTTAATGTTCGCGTACCACATTGCCGCATTGAAATAAAGATTGTCGGTCAGTTTAATATCGACACCCACGTTCGCAATTGGGCCAACTGAATCTTTTAATCTAAGATCAGATACGCCAGCTAACTTAGCTTTTTCACTGAAAAATGTCGTGTAGTTAAGACCCGCGCCTACATAAGGACGTACGCTAGCATCTTTATCAAAGAAATAGTATTGAGCATATACACTTGGCGGTAAATGTTTAGTTTTACCTACTAAGGCAGAACCTAACTTAATTTCATGACTGAAAGGGGTCGCCGCAAGTAATTCTACCCCGATGTTATCAGTGAACATATAAGTACCGGTTAAACCCAATTGAGTATTGTTGTTCACTTTAAATTTAAAGACATCGCTATTTGTGGTGGTGTGTGTATCCACAAGAACACCACCCGCTCTAACAATAACATCACCTTGCTGATGTGCGTTTGCAAAACCCGCTAATAATGCCGCGCTTAATCCCAATGCTAATGCTGCTTTTTTCATTTTGACTCCTTAGTCATTTTCTTTAAGATTAATTCCCATACAAATTATGGGTAAATATATGATACCTATTTTTAAGTATTAAAAATGTGATCTCTATCAATTTTTTAGAAATTAATGATTAATAATTTTTGATCTAGAACAATTTCTTGTATTTTTAGTTTTTTGATGTCAAAGCTTGTATAATTACTTCACTTTTTTTACCGAGAAAATACAATGCAAATTAACTTTACTCAGATTTTTCAAGATAGCCTCAACTTTATGCGTAATCAGCGAAAAACCGTGCTACTTTTCGTTGGTATTTTCATCATCTCACAATTGATTAATGCATTAGTCAGTGTCCCAATGCCGAGTTTGGGTGATAATCCTAATCCATCACAACAGGATATTATTGATGCATTGAGTAAAGTGGAGCCAACTGCACTGATTGGATCTTTTTTATTCCAACAATTATTGATGTCTTTTATTGCGACCTTCGGTATTGCAACCATTCATCATATTAGTCTGCAAAATGAAAATCCGATTAATCAAGGTCTCATGCTTACATTGCGTCGTTTTTTAGGTGTGGTCGTTTTAGATATTTTTATGAGCTTGCCACTTCTCTTTGGCATAGCGGATGTCATGAGCTCATTTTTAAGCAAAAATGCCCTCTCCCCTCTAGCCTTTGTTTCAATGGTATTTGGTTTATTTTTCTTTGTTCGCCTATGCTTATCGCCTGTGCATTACATTGCCGCAAATCAATCTATCGGGCAAAGTGCTTTACAGGTGTGGCGTGCAGGTATTAAACGTAATGGCTTATTAATTATTTATGCCTTGCTCACTTATTTACTTCTTCCTTTAGTGGTGAATACCATTGGTGCACTCTTGGGTTCATCATTTTTAAGTGCTATCGTTGGTATCTTGGCTGCATTATTTCAAATGTTTATTTTGGTATTTACTTACCGTTTTTACAGCTTATTTATGAAGGCATAATATGAAACAACTTCTTAAATTCATCCCTCTTGTTCTCTTTTTCATCACCTACAAAATATCTGGTGTGCGTGAAGCTGCGATTGTCTTAGTTATTGCAACTATTGTGCAGATGATTGTGTTAAAACTGAAATATGGTGTCATTGAAAAACAACAAAAAATTATAGCCATTGCTGTCGTCTTTTTTGGCTTACTCACAGCCTATTTCGATAAAATCGTATACCTACAATGGAAAGTTACTATCATTAATGCTTTGTTTGCCATTGCTTTATTGGTTGCACAATTCCAATTCAATACGCCACTGGTGAAAAAGTTATTAGGCGAAGAAATCCAATTACCTGATAATGTGTGGAACAAATTGAATTTAGGCTGGGCTGGATTTTTCATTCTGTGTATGCTTGTAAATATTTATATCAGTCAAAATATGTCTGACAATGCTTGGGTTTACTTCAAATCTTTTGGTTTACTTGGTATGACCTTTGTTGCAACAATCATCAGCGGTGCTTATATTTACCGTTACTTACCTAAAGATGATCAAAAAAATGACGAGGACAAATAATGGTTTCAAATCTTACAGATAAAGAAGGTCGTCAATCTAAAGGCGTATTATTACTACGTACCTTAGCGATGCCTTCAGATACCAACGCCAATGGCGATATTTTCGGTGGCTGGATTATGTCCCAAATGGATATGGGCGGAGCAATTCTAGCGAAAGAAATCGCTCATGGCCGTGTGGTCACTGTTGCCGTTGAAAGTATGAACTTCATTAAGCCTATCTCTGTAGGGGATGTAGTTTGCTGCTACGGACAATGTCTTAAAGTGGGACGTTCTTCCATTAAAATTAAAGTGGAAGTATGGGTGAAAAAAGTCTCTAGCGAACCCATTGGTGAACGCTATTGTGTCACCGATGCCGTCTTTACCTTTGTTGCAGTGGATGCTGACGGAAAATCTCGCAGCATTCCACGTGAAGGTAACCATGAATTAGAGCAAGCCTTAAAAACAATTGAAGAATTACACCTAAGTTGCTAACAGGAGAAACATATGTACTATGTAATTTTTACCCAAGATATTCCAGGCACTTTAGAAAAACGCCTTGCTGTACGTGAGCAGCATCTCGCTCGTTTAAAACAATTACAAGCAGAAGGTCGCTTATTAACTGCCGGTCCCAATCCAGCTATTGACGATGAAAACCCAGGCGAAGCTGGCTTTACCGGCTCGACAGTGATTGCTCAATTCGAAAGCCTGTCTGCAGCAAAAGACTGGGCGGCACAAGATCCTTATGTTGAAGCTGGCGTTTACGGTGATGTGATTGTGAAGCCTTTCAAAAAAGTTTTCTAAATAAAACGAACTCTACACTCAAAGACGGATCTAAATATCCGTCTTTCTCTTTATATGGAACCTCCTATGCGAGCACTTAAACACACGACAATTTCGTTATTAATTTTAACCGCACTTTCAGGCTCAGCTTTGGCTAATCAGCATGCCCATAAAAGCAAAAATGAAACAGCGCCACAAATTAACCTTGCAGAAGAACAAGCCAAATGGGCACAACAACAGCACTCTCATGAATTAAAGCTGATTGAACAACGTGCAACTTTTCTACAATTAGAGTCGCTCCTAAAAAGTGCGGTCAAAAATAATCATGTTTCTAATAATGCTAAATTATTTCTTGGCTTATTGATTCTTTAAAAGGTTATCCATTGCAAACTGATGCTATAGCGGCTTATTTAGATGCACGTATAAAAACCGTTAATCGCGATACACCTCGTGAAGAAGTGAATGCATTGCGAACAGACATTGAACAATTTATTCAACAGCATGCCTCTCATTTTCTACGCGGAAAATTAGAACAAAGCATTTTTACATTATTAACCAATGCTGAAGATACTCAAGCACTCGCCGAACTCACGCCAAATAATTTGGAAAGACAAATTGCCGTACTTACGGCTAAATATCAAATAGAAGCAGCCAATACTAGTCAAACGGCAGAAAATCCATCAAACGATAAGAATAAATCGGCTATTTTGTCTGAATATGAACAACTTTGGCTTAATAATGCTGAACTTCCTAATGATGCTCAACTCTGGGCGGCTTGGTATTCACAAGGTGGACGCACTGAAGAGAAGATCTATCAAAAAGCGGAAATGCTCTTTGGTAAAAATGATGCTAAAGGATTAGAAATACTCACTAAAGAGTTAGAAAAAATTGAGAACGCTAAAAAAGATGAGCAAGTAGCCGCTCATTTAGCGCTCTATC
Encoded here:
- a CDS encoding YciI family protein, encoding MYYVIFTQDIPGTLEKRLAVREQHLARLKQLQAEGRLLTAGPNPAIDDENPGEAGFTGSTVIAQFESLSAAKDWAAQDPYVEAGVYGDVIVKPFKKVF
- a CDS encoding OmpW family outer membrane protein, with the protein product MKKAALALGLSAALLAGFANAHQQGDVIVRAGGVLVDTHTTTNSDVFKFKVNNNTQLGLTGTYMFTDNIGVELLAATPFSHEIKLGSALVGKTKHLPPSVYAQYYFFDKDASVRPYVGAGLNYTTFFSEKAKLAGVSDLRLKDSVGPIANVGVDIKLTDNLYFNAAMWYANIKTKARFNLAGEHHTVKVKLDPTVYFVGLGYRF
- a CDS encoding YfcZ/YiiS family protein; translation: MTVTCKAEESLTCSCVDVGTIIDGSDCAVDIHQTYANKAEAEAALNRFMEKARKTESDPCDIKSEITETENGANLTARFTFSCQAEAMIFELANR
- a CDS encoding septation protein A, translating into MKQLLKFIPLVLFFITYKISGVREAAIVLVIATIVQMIVLKLKYGVIEKQQKIIAIAVVFFGLLTAYFDKIVYLQWKVTIINALFAIALLVAQFQFNTPLVKKLLGEEIQLPDNVWNKLNLGWAGFFILCMLVNIYISQNMSDNAWVYFKSFGLLGMTFVATIISGAYIYRYLPKDDQKNDEDK
- the purN gene encoding phosphoribosylglycinamide formyltransferase — translated: MKKIAVLISGQGSNLQAIIEACQTRFIPGKIVTVISNKIDSFGLKRAKSAGIPSRVFLRQDFSSNLAMDKAIGDYLDALNIDLIVLAGYMKILTKPFTQRFAGKILNIHPSLLPKYPGLHTYQRALENGESEHGTTVHFVNEELDGGAIVLQAKVPIFPGDTVEEIELRTREQEYNIYPLVIKWFIEERLKLENGIAYLDASPLPISGYAAE
- a CDS encoding beta-methylgalactoside transporter, encoding MQINFTQIFQDSLNFMRNQRKTVLLFVGIFIISQLINALVSVPMPSLGDNPNPSQQDIIDALSKVEPTALIGSFLFQQLLMSFIATFGIATIHHISLQNENPINQGLMLTLRRFLGVVVLDIFMSLPLLFGIADVMSSFLSKNALSPLAFVSMVFGLFFFVRLCLSPVHYIAANQSIGQSALQVWRAGIKRNGLLIIYALLTYLLLPLVVNTIGALLGSSFLSAIVGILAALFQMFILVFTYRFYSLFMKA
- the yciA gene encoding acyl-CoA thioester hydrolase YciA — protein: MVSNLTDKEGRQSKGVLLLRTLAMPSDTNANGDIFGGWIMSQMDMGGAILAKEIAHGRVVTVAVESMNFIKPISVGDVVCCYGQCLKVGRSSIKIKVEVWVKKVSSEPIGERYCVTDAVFTFVAVDADGKSRSIPREGNHELEQALKTIEELHLSC
- the purM gene encoding phosphoribosylformylglycinamidine cyclo-ligase codes for the protein MSKPSLSYKDAGVDINAGNELVERIKPHVKRTTRPEVIGGLGGFGALCAIPGKYKEPILVSGTDGVGTKLRLAIDLKKHDTIGIDLVAMCVNDLVVQGAEPLFFLDYYATGKLEVDVASDVVKGIAEGCVQSGCALVGGETAEMPGMYHAGDYDLAGFCVGVVEKSEIVDGSQVKVGDALIALGSSGPHSNGYSLIRKVIDVAGVNLATEQLDGHPLSEQVLAPTKIYVKSVLALIKQTKVHAIAHLTGGGFWENIPRVLPKNTKAVIDESSWEWQPVFKWLQEKGNIETYEMYRTFNCGVGMVIALPQSQVETALAILKQSGENAWLIGHIENATDNEPQVIIK